The genomic segment GTACCCAAACTATTAATAATAACAATGAAGCTCTTAGTAACCTTTCATCTTTGGATTCCTATTTATTTATACTTAATACATTAAGTCAATTATTAAAAGGATTGCACAACAGGTATTTTATTGATAGCATTTCTATAGAAAATGCCTCTTCGCGCATTAATGAATTTTCTGAATCAGAGGCCAAATTTTATTTAAAAGCTCCTAGCCTAAAAGAAGCTAAATCTCTAGAAAAAACTATTGTAACCTTTATTCAATCACTATCTCAAATAATGAATATAACCGGAGAAATAAGCATATTTGAATTGCCTTCACAAGAGCTTTTGACAAATAAATCTTTATCAAGAATATTTACACACAACTTAAAAGAATGCGGCATCATCGATATTGCTTGTTGTAAAAATACTCTATATGGTCTGGGAATAGGTTCTATAAGTCATATTACTCCATGCATATATCCATCCATATCTATTACAGAAGATTCCTCGTTGAGTTGCCCCTCACCTGCATTTGCTCTAGAAACTCAAACAGATTTTTGTAAAAATAATATGATAAAAGCTGCAGAAGCTCTTGCCTTAACAGGCCTCGATATTATTGAGAAAGAAGAGTTATTAAAAGAAATTGGACTTGAATTAAAATAATATGCAATTAAAACGTTTCTTTAAAGTATCATTTGTTAATGAGCGACTCATAATTGGGCTGTTGGAGATTCTCCAATAGCCCTTTCTCATCTTGGCAATAGATTTTGGATGTATTCTACACCCTAACTTAATCTTTGGACCTATAAAATGAAAGCTCAAGAAACTTAATTTCCATACTCGGTCTACCTTTGTTTTCTCACCCTTTACTTTAATAAATAGTTTCTTTTTCTACAAATAATACAGTATTATCCATTAAATATTCGTATTCCTTAGGTTGGAACCCTACCTAGGGCCTCCTTCAGCTAGTGATCGGCAACTACAGACCCACACAGTGGACTTTCACAACCTAGTTAATTCCCTGCCTGGCACATATAAAAAAGAAGTATAATCATAACTCAATTATACTTCTTATATATATCTATTATTTATTTTTAAAATATGCTTTTTCTTTTAGTAATTTAATTTTATTCATAAACCCATCACTAGGCTCAAAATAAAATTTTTTAAAGTTATCTCCTACTTTATATATACAACAAAACTTACTCCCAATAAACGTAGAACAAATATACTTTTTACTGCTACTAATATGAACACCTGCACTGTAGTTTTTATATTTACCAATATAATCTATATCCTTTAATTTAATATCTTCTAGTATTTTAACCTCTTCACCTTTTATCTTATGGATAATGAATTGATCTGCTACGATTGAATACTTATACTTAACCTTACATTTTGAAAACTCCATATAGCAAAGAGCAATCATTAGTGTATTAAAGAACATAGTTACAAACGTCTTAATATTTATTCTGCCTATACTTACTTTAGTGAATACGTCTGATAAGCATATAAATACAATTAATGTAATAAATAACAATACTATAGCTGGAAACTTTTTTCTTTGAACCATCTCTTTATACATAAAAGCCAGACCCCCTAAATCAATTAAAAATACTAGATATAAATAGTTTTGTGACCAACATATGTGATTATACTAGCATTTCATATATTAATCTACTTGTACTAAGCTCCCTATAGTGCGTATACCATAATATATGCCCATATATGTTATTTATACTAATCCATATGTATCAATATAGGTATTTCTAGCTTTTTCGCTATATTTCTTAATTTAAATAAAAGTTATAGATATTTTATTTATTTATATCCACTAAAAAATTAACTGAGCATATCTAAAATAAGCAAAA from the Clostridium sp. CM027 genome contains:
- a CDS encoding M20 family peptidase — translated: MKQEIISYISSIKEDIHNLSNYLYTNPETSYKEYKGYSYIINMLKAHGFEIQENYCNIPTSFYAQYGNGHPKICYICKYTSTENVGHIFGNNVNASISIAAALGLSKVISKSGGSVLLLGCPGEYTNGAELALAKEKCFDDMDVIIAPHCDTSNAESGTSMATIPLKLKCTQTINNNNEALSNLSSLDSYLFILNTLSQLLKGLHNRYFIDSISIENASSRINEFSESEAKFYLKAPSLKEAKSLEKTIVTFIQSLSQIMNITGEISIFELPSQELLTNKSLSRIFTHNLKECGIIDIACCKNTLYGLGIGSISHITPCIYPSISITEDSSLSCPSPAFALETQTDFCKNNMIKAAEALALTGLDIIEKEELLKEIGLELK